CGCCATCTGCTGCTCGTAGAGGAAGTCCGGGTCCCCAAAGCGCTTGAACCAATCGAAGTTGTCGAAGGCGGAGTGGTACACACCGTACGGTCCCGAGGACGAGATATCGGTCGCGGGCACCGCCGCATGTTGCAGGAAGGGCGTGTAATCTGAGCCGCTGCCCAGGTCACCGACGGGGACATCGTCCTTGAGGCGCACCAGGGGCAAGCGCCGCGACACACCCACGATCTGCTGCTCGCCGGTCTTTTCCGGGCTCTGCGCCTGCCACGCGTCATACAAAGTCTGCTTGCCGCCGGCCGCAGGCACGATCTTGGTGATGTCGCGGACGAAGTCCTTCAGGGTCGGCACCGCGGCCGCGCCGAAGCGGGGGCCGGCCACCGCAGTATCCATGTTGAAGTAGGCGACGGCGCCGCGCAGCTCCGCCTCGTGTTGCTCGACCCATTCCACCGAACCAATCAGGCCCCACTCTTCCCCGTCCCAACTGCCGATCACGATGGTGCGCTTGGGCCGCCAACCGGAACTGAGCAACGCACCCAGTCCATGCACAGTTTCAAGCATGGCGGCGGTGCCGCTGCTGGGGTCCACGGCGCCGTAGGCCCATGCGTCGCGATGGTTCCCTGCGACCACCCACTCCTGCGGAAAGCGGCTGCCGCGGATGGTGCCGATCACGTCCCAGATGGTGCGCTCGGCCTGTTCGAACTTCAGCCGCAAGTGCACCCGTGCCGGACCCGGTCCCAGGTGATAAGTGAAGGGCAGCGCGCCCTGCCACGCACGCGGCGATGGCGGCCCGGCGAGATTCTGCAGGATGGGTGTCGCGTCCTCGGGGGAGAGCGGCGTGACCGGGATCCCGGGCATCTCCGCCGAGCGCTGCGGCGGCATGCGGGCGCTCTCCGGCAACGAGGGGAGCGAGGCCACGCCGGGCGTCGTCGGATCGCCGGGGAACTCGAACATGTAGCCCACCGACCCCCGCTGCACGGCGCCCAGGGGCCGCCACGGCCCCTTAGGATAGGTATCACCCTGGAAGTATCCGTCCTGCTGCGGGTCGGAATAGAGGATGACCCCGGCCGCGCCGCGTTGCTGGGCGACGAAGGGCTTGACCCCGCGGTACATCTCGCCATAGCGCACCAGGACGATCTTGCCGCGAACGTCCACGTTCATCTGCGCCAGGGTGTCGAAATCCTCGGGCCGCCCGAAATTCGCGTACACGACGTCGGCTTCCAGGTCGGCCGGCGCCGAGTAGGCGTTGAATGCGATGATCGCACGGCGGTCCACTTCGCTGCCGGCGTGTTCCGGCGTGGGACCATGCATGGTGACGCCCTTGGGCGCGACCAAATCCACCCGCACTTCGCTGGGATACGGCAGCCACACCTTGTAAGGAACGATCTCCGTCTCCAGACCGGCCTCACGGAATCGGTGAGCCACGTACTCCGCCGTGGCGCGGTCCTCCGGGGTGCCGGCGACGTGCGGGGCCGAGGTCAGGATGCGCAGGTGCTCTTCGGCCCGGCGCGGGTCCGGCGCCGCAAGGAACCTGCGGTCGATCTCCGACTGGGCGGCAGGGTCGAAGAAGCCCAGCATGGCGGGCTTCGATGACGGCGGCGTCTGAGTAGAGGATGAAAGCGACGCCAGACACAAGCCGAGGACGACAAGACGGCGCCGGAATCTCATGCCGGCGTCACGCCGCTGCGGGATTCGATGGGGAGTGCCAAGCGGACAATTTACACTAGCGAGATGAGGTGACCAAGCGCGCGTGTCCGGACCCGACCTTGAGTGCCCGAGTCCTTCCCCTCCGCCGCCGCGTGCTGGCGATCCGAACGGCGAGTTGCGGGCGCTTGCCGCCTCCGCAGGCCCGGGTCCGGAAGCCGCCCTTCCCAGCCGGATCATCCCGCCGGTCCTGCGCGCTCTACGCAATCACGACTACCGTTATTTCTGGCTGGGGAACTTTCTGTCGAACATCGGCACCTGGATGCAGAACGTGGCCCTGGGCTGGCTGGTACTCGACCTGTCGGATTCGGCGTTTTGGCTGGGGGTCGTGGGGTTCGCATCGGCCGCACCCATGCTGGTGTTCTCGCTATTGGGCGGCGTCATCGCCGACCACATGGACCGCCGGCGCATGCTGATCTGCACCCAGTCGGCGATGATGCTCTTTGCCCTCGTGCTTGCCGGGCTCTGCTATGCAAAGGTGATCACCGTTCCCCAGATCGTTGTGCTGGCTTTGCTGACCGGCGTGGCGATGTCGCTGAACATGCCCGCCTACCAGGCGCTGGTGCCGCAACTGGTGCCGCGCGAGGACCTGAGCAATGCCATCGGACTGAACTCCGTCCAATTCAATCTCTCGCGCATCATTGGTCCCAGCGTGGGCGGGCTGGTGATGGCGTGGCTCGGGGCGAGCGCGAATTTCCTGCTCAACGGCATCAGCTTCCTGGGGTTGCTGCTGGTGCTGGTGCGCATGCGCCTCCCGCGGCCGGAAGTGGACGGCATCAGCGCCACCCTGTGGCGGCGTCTGGGCGACGGCTTCCGCTACGTGCGTGACCGCCGCGAGATGTCGTCGCTGCTGATGCTGGTGGCGCTCGCCAGCCTCCTGGGCATCCCCTACCTGAGCTTCATGC
The Terriglobales bacterium DNA segment above includes these coding regions:
- a CDS encoding M28 family metallopeptidase, with the translated sequence MLGFFDPAAQSEIDRRFLAAPDPRRAEEHLRILTSAPHVAGTPEDRATAEYVAHRFREAGLETEIVPYKVWLPYPSEVRVDLVAPKGVTMHGPTPEHAGSEVDRRAIIAFNAYSAPADLEADVVYANFGRPEDFDTLAQMNVDVRGKIVLVRYGEMYRGVKPFVAQQRGAAGVILYSDPQQDGYFQGDTYPKGPWRPLGAVQRGSVGYMFEFPGDPTTPGVASLPSLPESARMPPQRSAEMPGIPVTPLSPEDATPILQNLAGPPSPRAWQGALPFTYHLGPGPARVHLRLKFEQAERTIWDVIGTIRGSRFPQEWVVAGNHRDAWAYGAVDPSSGTAAMLETVHGLGALLSSGWRPKRTIVIGSWDGEEWGLIGSVEWVEQHEAELRGAVAYFNMDTAVAGPRFGAAAVPTLKDFVRDITKIVPAAGGKQTLYDAWQAQSPEKTGEQQIVGVSRRLPLVRLKDDVPVGDLGSGSDYTPFLQHAAVPATDISSSGPYGVYHSAFDNFDWFKRFGDPDFLYEQQMARVFGLEIVHMADADVLPFDFEAYGKEIAGYIQAMEKRAVSELGKDAPSFADAAAAAERLSRAGAALTAAQRRPGPDVQSLNRALREAEGALLLNPGLPSRPWFRHAIYAPGRLTGYAVSVLPGIGDALEVHDAAEARRQVRALTEALQRAAALLEKSI
- a CDS encoding MFS transporter, with the protein product MRALAASAGPGPEAALPSRIIPPVLRALRNHDYRYFWLGNFLSNIGTWMQNVALGWLVLDLSDSAFWLGVVGFASAAPMLVFSLLGGVIADHMDRRRMLICTQSAMMLFALVLAGLCYAKVITVPQIVVLALLTGVAMSLNMPAYQALVPQLVPREDLSNAIGLNSVQFNLSRIIGPSVGGLVMAWLGASANFLLNGISFLGLLLVLVRMRLPRPEVDGISATLWRRLGDGFRYVRDRREMSSLLMLVALASLLGIPYLSFMPYFARDILHSGPRGLGVLLACSGFGSLGAAGTVAYLGVAGTKRRGRLLVLSGSAFFLAVILFTLSRNFYLSCGLLMAGGYCSILMVATVNTLLQHLSANEMRGRVMSIYTMAFLGFAPVGSLIAGALAGVVTAARAIEGMCAVALAATLGLYCFRRELRELD